The Microbacterium sp. LWH7-1.2 genome window below encodes:
- a CDS encoding DUF3710 domain-containing protein has translation MTDPSSVDGPRKVAPDDRATTGPFDESEANPVRPYIDLGGIKILPREGLNLRLEVEEQTKRIVAVGLDYAGSTLQVQPFAAPRSAGLWEETREQIRQQIRQQGGRVEEREGPLGPELLAEVPVIAGPDGTAGKRLARFVGVDGPRWFLRGVIGGAATADVEAAAAVEDLFRSIVVVRGGSPMPPRDLIPLKMPATPGSA, from the coding sequence ATGACCGACCCCTCATCCGTCGACGGCCCGCGCAAGGTCGCACCCGACGACCGCGCCACGACCGGCCCGTTCGACGAGTCGGAGGCCAACCCCGTCCGCCCGTACATCGATCTCGGCGGGATCAAGATCCTCCCGCGCGAGGGCCTGAACCTGCGCCTCGAGGTCGAGGAGCAGACCAAGCGCATCGTCGCCGTCGGACTGGACTACGCCGGATCGACCCTTCAGGTGCAGCCGTTCGCCGCGCCGCGTTCAGCGGGCCTGTGGGAGGAGACGCGCGAGCAGATCCGCCAGCAGATCCGCCAGCAGGGCGGCCGCGTCGAGGAGCGCGAAGGACCGCTCGGTCCGGAGCTTCTCGCCGAGGTGCCGGTCATCGCCGGCCCCGACGGCACGGCCGGCAAGCGCCTGGCCCGCTTCGTCGGCGTCGACGGGCCGCGCTGGTTCCTGCGCGGCGTGATCGGCGGTGCGGCCACGGCCGACGTGGAGGCCGCCGCTGCCGTGGAAGACCTCTTCCGGTCGATCGTGGTCGTCCGCGGCGGCTCGCCGATGCCGCCGCGCGACCTCATCCCGCTGAAGATGCCGGCGACGCCGGGCTCGGCGTGA
- a CDS encoding DUF3159 domain-containing protein encodes MLGAALGGAARRAGLDPAEGKSTGHVVWAAMGGWRGILESVLPGVVFLVAWTATYNPDPDVRSGNLLLSLGLSVGLAAVFTLVRLIQRQSASAAIGGLIAAAAAAGLSLWTGRGEDSFIPGFLTNTLYGIAFLVSALIGWPLIGLAVGFLMGEGTAWRADKRKRRVFFWLSIAWAGLFALRLIVQVPLYFAGDVTALGTLKLIMGLPLFAPLVAVTWLAVRALYPRTPK; translated from the coding sequence ATGCTCGGTGCCGCATTGGGCGGCGCCGCGCGCCGCGCGGGGCTCGACCCGGCCGAGGGCAAGAGCACGGGGCATGTCGTGTGGGCCGCCATGGGCGGCTGGCGCGGCATCCTCGAGTCCGTCCTTCCGGGCGTCGTGTTCCTCGTCGCATGGACGGCGACCTACAACCCCGACCCGGATGTGCGCTCCGGCAACCTCCTGCTGAGCCTCGGGCTGTCGGTCGGCCTCGCGGCGGTCTTCACCCTCGTTCGCCTCATCCAGCGGCAGTCCGCGAGCGCCGCCATCGGCGGCCTGATCGCGGCCGCGGCGGCCGCGGGCCTGTCACTGTGGACCGGCAGGGGAGAGGACAGCTTCATCCCCGGCTTCCTCACCAACACGCTGTACGGCATCGCGTTCCTCGTCTCGGCACTCATCGGGTGGCCGCTCATCGGTCTCGCGGTGGGCTTCCTCATGGGCGAGGGCACCGCGTGGCGCGCCGACAAGCGCAAGCGGCGCGTCTTCTTCTGGCTGTCGATCGCCTGGGCGGGGCTGTTCGCACTCCGCCTGATCGTGCAGGTGCCGCTGTACTTCGCCGGCGACGTCACCGCGCTCGGCACCCTGAAGCTGATCATGGGGCTGCCGCTGTTCGCGCCACTGGTCGCGGTCACATGGCTTGCCGTGCGCGCGCTCTATCCGCGCACGCCGAAGTGA
- a CDS encoding aconitate hydratase, whose protein sequence is MSTVDSFGAKSTLTVGSTDYEIFRIDTVAGYEKLPFSLKVLLENLLRTEDGANVTKEQIQALGSWNPDAEPDTEIQFTPARVVMQDFTGVPCIVDLATMREAVTALGGDPSKINPLSPAEMVIDHSVIADLFGREDALERNVEIEYERNGERYQFLRWGQTAFDDFKVVPPGTGIVHQVNIEHLAKVIYDRQVNGVLRAYPDTCVGTDSHTTMVNGLGVLGWGVGGIEAEAAMLGQPVSMLIPRVVGFKLTGSIPAGVTATDVVLTITDMLRKHGVVGKFVEFYGEGVASVPLANRATIGNMSPEFGSTAAMFPIDDVTLDYLRLTGRDEDAVALVEAYAKEQALWHDPARELVFSEYMELDLGTVVPSIAGPKRPQDRILLSEAKSQFEKDIVNYATASTSDDIVDLESKHSFPASDPGAVPGEEEPTTRPVHINSGAPASASKPVKVTTPDGEAYILDNGAVTLAAITSCTNTSNPSVMIAAGLLAKKAVDKGLKRKPWVKTTLGPGSKVVTDYYEKSGLDKALEGLDFFTVGYGCTICIGNSGPLIEEVSAAINDNDLAVTAVLSGNRNFEGRISPDVKMNYLASPPLVVAYALAGSMNFDFETDPLGKDTDGNDVFLKDIWPSPEEVQQIIDTSISREQFITQYATVFEGDERWKNLPTPTGPVFEWDQDSTYVRKAPYFDGMKMDLTPVSDISDARVMATLGDSVTTDHISPAGNIKAGTPAAQYLTEHGVAQKDFNSYGSRRGNHEVMIRGTFANIRLKNELVAAVNDGQIVEGGFTRDFTQEGGPQSYIYDASQNYQAQGTPLVVFGGKEYGSGSSRDWAAKGTSLLGVKAVITESFERIHRSNLIGMGVVPLQFPAGESWKSLGLDGTEIVSISGLEQLNEGVTPKTVKVTAEPSEFSPEGKQTVEFDAVVRIDTPGEADYYRNGGILQYVLRSLV, encoded by the coding sequence GTGTCCACGGTTGACAGCTTCGGTGCGAAGAGCACCCTGACGGTCGGCAGCACCGACTACGAGATCTTCCGCATCGACACGGTCGCGGGCTACGAGAAGCTCCCGTTCAGCCTCAAGGTGCTGCTGGAGAACCTTCTGCGCACCGAGGACGGCGCCAACGTCACCAAGGAGCAGATCCAGGCCCTCGGCTCGTGGAACCCCGACGCGGAGCCCGACACCGAGATCCAGTTCACGCCGGCGCGCGTCGTGATGCAGGACTTCACCGGCGTACCCTGCATCGTCGACCTCGCCACGATGCGCGAGGCCGTCACCGCGCTGGGCGGCGACCCCAGCAAGATCAATCCGCTCTCGCCCGCCGAGATGGTGATCGACCACTCCGTGATCGCCGACCTCTTCGGCCGCGAAGACGCCCTCGAGCGCAACGTCGAGATCGAGTACGAGCGCAACGGCGAGCGGTACCAGTTCCTCCGCTGGGGCCAGACGGCGTTCGACGACTTCAAGGTCGTGCCGCCGGGCACCGGCATCGTGCACCAGGTGAACATCGAGCACCTCGCCAAGGTCATCTACGACCGCCAGGTCAACGGCGTCCTGCGCGCCTACCCCGACACCTGCGTCGGCACCGACTCGCACACCACGATGGTCAACGGCCTCGGCGTGCTCGGCTGGGGCGTCGGCGGCATCGAGGCCGAGGCCGCGATGCTCGGCCAGCCCGTCTCGATGCTCATCCCGCGCGTCGTCGGCTTCAAGCTCACCGGCTCGATCCCCGCCGGCGTCACGGCGACCGACGTCGTGCTCACGATCACCGACATGCTGCGCAAGCACGGCGTCGTGGGCAAGTTCGTGGAGTTCTACGGCGAGGGTGTCGCCTCGGTGCCGCTCGCGAACCGCGCCACCATCGGCAACATGAGCCCCGAGTTCGGCTCGACCGCGGCGATGTTCCCGATCGACGACGTGACCCTCGACTACCTCCGCCTCACCGGCCGCGACGAGGACGCCGTCGCGCTCGTCGAGGCGTACGCCAAGGAGCAGGCGCTCTGGCACGATCCCGCCCGCGAGCTCGTCTTCAGCGAGTACATGGAGCTGGACCTCGGCACGGTCGTCCCCTCGATCGCCGGCCCCAAGCGTCCTCAGGACCGCATCCTGTTGTCCGAGGCGAAGTCGCAGTTCGAGAAGGACATCGTGAACTACGCGACGGCCTCCACGAGCGATGACATCGTCGACCTCGAGTCGAAGCACTCGTTCCCGGCCTCCGACCCGGGCGCCGTTCCCGGCGAGGAGGAGCCCACGACGCGCCCGGTGCACATCAACAGCGGCGCACCCGCGTCGGCGTCCAAGCCCGTGAAGGTCACCACGCCCGACGGCGAGGCATACATCCTCGACAACGGCGCCGTGACCCTCGCGGCCATCACCTCGTGCACGAACACGTCCAACCCGTCGGTCATGATCGCGGCGGGCCTGCTCGCCAAGAAGGCCGTCGACAAGGGCCTCAAGCGCAAGCCCTGGGTCAAGACGACGCTGGGCCCGGGCTCGAAGGTCGTCACGGACTACTACGAGAAGTCCGGCCTCGACAAGGCGCTCGAGGGCCTCGACTTCTTCACGGTCGGCTACGGCTGCACGATCTGCATCGGCAACTCGGGACCCCTCATCGAAGAGGTCTCGGCCGCGATCAACGACAACGACCTCGCCGTCACCGCCGTGCTCTCGGGCAACCGCAACTTCGAGGGCCGCATCAGCCCCGACGTGAAGATGAACTACCTCGCCTCGCCGCCCCTCGTGGTCGCGTACGCGCTGGCCGGCTCGATGAACTTCGACTTCGAGACCGACCCGCTCGGCAAGGACACCGACGGCAACGACGTGTTCCTCAAGGACATCTGGCCGTCGCCGGAAGAGGTCCAGCAGATCATCGACACCTCGATCTCGCGTGAGCAGTTCATCACGCAGTACGCGACGGTGTTCGAGGGCGACGAGCGGTGGAAGAACCTGCCGACGCCGACCGGACCGGTCTTCGAGTGGGACCAGGACTCGACGTACGTGCGCAAGGCGCCGTACTTCGACGGCATGAAGATGGACCTGACCCCGGTCTCGGACATCTCCGACGCGCGTGTCATGGCGACCCTCGGCGACTCGGTCACGACCGACCACATCTCGCCCGCCGGCAACATCAAGGCAGGCACACCCGCGGCTCAGTACCTCACCGAGCACGGTGTCGCGCAGAAGGACTTCAACTCCTACGGCTCGCGCCGTGGCAACCACGAGGTCATGATCCGCGGCACGTTCGCCAACATCCGCCTCAAGAACGAGCTGGTCGCCGCCGTCAACGACGGCCAGATCGTGGAGGGCGGCTTCACGCGCGACTTCACGCAGGAGGGCGGTCCGCAGTCGTACATCTACGACGCGAGCCAGAACTATCAGGCGCAGGGCACTCCGCTCGTCGTCTTCGGCGGCAAGGAGTACGGCTCCGGCTCGTCGCGCGACTGGGCGGCCAAGGGCACCAGCCTGCTGGGTGTGAAGGCGGTCATCACCGAGAGCTTCGAGCGCATCCACCGCTCGAACCTCATCGGCATGGGCGTCGTCCCGCTGCAGTTCCCGGCCGGCGAGAGCTGGAAGTCGCTGGGTCTGGACGGCACCGAGATCGTCTCGATCTCGGGTCTCGAGCAGCTCAACGAGGGCGTGACGCCGAAGACCGTCAAGGTCACGGCCGAGCCCAGCGAGTTCTCGCCCGAGGGCAAGCAGACCGTCGAGTTCGACGCGGTCGTCCGCATCGACACGCCCGGTGAGGCCGACTACTACCGCAACGGCGGCATCCTGCAGTACGTGCTGCGCTCGCTGGTCTGA
- the dxs gene encoding 1-deoxy-D-xylulose-5-phosphate synthase, translated as MSLLSSITGPRDLDALSLDQLEQLAEEIRGFLVENVARTGGHLGPNLGVVELTIALHRVFDSPNDPMIFDTGHQSYVHKLLTGRQDFTKLRAREGLAGYPQRSESPHDVVESSHASSSLSWADGVSRALTRTGRKDRHVVAVVGDGALTGGMTWEALNNISDDNDRNLVIVVNDNGRSYAPTIGGMARYLNRVRTADSYRNLHRGSDTLFRKLGPAARAVYRGVRGGTHGFLSRFTNNAALYSNLDIKYLGPVDGHDLPTLIETLELAKEYGAPVIVHAITEKGRGYAPALEDEADQFHAVGKIDPITGESLGAAAGTAWTDVFADELVHVGDRRGDVIAMTAAMLRPTGLLPFAQRFPDRVYDVGIAEQHAVASAAGLAFGGLHPVVAIYATFMNRAFDQVLMDVALHRAGVTFVLDRAGVTGPDGPSHHGIWDLAMLQIVPHIRIAVPRDEVRLREELREAVAVDDAPTVIRFPKGGVSPELAALERLEDGVDVLVRSDAQDVLLVGIGPMAHIAVDVAERLRAQGIGATVVDPRWVVPVQPSIVELAASHRLVITIEDGIRVGGIGTRVRQVLREAGVDTAVDELGVPDEFIDHASREQILEDAGLTPAKIAQDVVAQVLGTRIPVARGAETREIPVIPTLSREDSTLSREERR; from the coding sequence ATGTCGCTGCTGTCGTCCATCACCGGACCCCGCGACCTCGACGCACTGAGCCTCGATCAGCTCGAGCAGCTCGCGGAAGAGATCCGCGGCTTCCTCGTCGAGAACGTCGCACGCACGGGCGGTCACCTGGGCCCCAACCTCGGTGTCGTCGAACTGACGATCGCGCTCCATCGCGTGTTCGACTCGCCCAACGATCCGATGATCTTCGACACGGGTCACCAGTCCTACGTCCACAAGCTCCTCACGGGACGTCAGGATTTCACGAAGCTGCGCGCGCGCGAGGGCCTTGCCGGCTATCCGCAGCGCTCCGAGAGCCCGCACGACGTCGTCGAGTCGTCCCACGCATCGAGCTCGCTGAGCTGGGCGGACGGCGTCTCGCGCGCCCTGACCCGCACCGGCCGCAAGGACCGGCACGTCGTCGCCGTCGTCGGCGACGGCGCGCTCACCGGCGGCATGACGTGGGAGGCGCTCAACAACATCTCCGACGACAACGACCGCAACCTGGTCATCGTGGTCAATGACAACGGGCGCTCGTACGCCCCGACCATCGGCGGCATGGCGCGCTACCTCAACCGCGTCCGCACCGCAGATTCGTACCGCAACCTGCACCGCGGCTCCGACACGCTGTTCCGCAAGCTCGGCCCCGCCGCCCGCGCCGTCTATCGCGGCGTCCGTGGGGGCACGCACGGCTTCCTGTCGCGGTTCACGAACAACGCGGCGCTGTATTCGAACCTCGACATCAAATACCTCGGGCCGGTGGACGGGCATGACCTCCCGACGCTCATCGAGACGCTCGAACTCGCCAAAGAGTACGGTGCGCCCGTCATCGTCCACGCGATCACGGAGAAGGGCCGAGGCTACGCACCCGCCCTCGAAGACGAGGCCGACCAGTTCCACGCCGTGGGCAAGATCGACCCGATCACCGGCGAGTCCCTCGGCGCGGCCGCAGGCACCGCCTGGACCGACGTCTTCGCGGACGAGCTCGTGCACGTGGGCGACCGGCGCGGCGACGTCATCGCGATGACCGCGGCCATGCTGCGCCCCACAGGTCTGCTGCCCTTCGCGCAGCGGTTCCCCGACCGCGTGTACGACGTCGGCATCGCCGAGCAGCACGCCGTCGCGTCGGCGGCCGGCCTGGCGTTCGGCGGCCTGCACCCGGTCGTCGCGATCTACGCGACGTTCATGAACCGCGCGTTCGATCAGGTGCTGATGGATGTCGCGCTCCATCGCGCGGGCGTCACCTTCGTGCTCGATCGCGCCGGCGTGACCGGCCCCGACGGCCCGAGCCACCACGGCATCTGGGACCTCGCGATGCTGCAGATCGTGCCGCACATCCGCATCGCCGTGCCCCGCGACGAGGTCCGACTGCGCGAGGAGCTGCGTGAGGCGGTGGCCGTCGACGACGCGCCCACCGTCATCCGCTTCCCGAAGGGCGGCGTGAGCCCCGAGCTCGCAGCCCTGGAGCGCCTCGAAGACGGCGTGGACGTGCTGGTGCGCTCCGACGCACAGGACGTGCTGCTGGTCGGCATCGGCCCGATGGCGCACATCGCGGTAGACGTCGCCGAGCGCCTGCGCGCGCAGGGCATCGGCGCCACGGTCGTCGACCCGCGGTGGGTCGTCCCTGTGCAGCCGTCGATCGTCGAGCTCGCAGCATCCCACCGTCTCGTGATCACGATCGAGGACGGCATCCGCGTGGGCGGCATCGGCACCCGCGTGCGCCAGGTACTTCGTGAGGCGGGCGTCGACACTGCGGTCGACGAGCTGGGCGTACCCGACGAGTTCATCGACCACGCGAGCCGCGAGCAGATCTTGGAGGACGCGGGTCTCACGCCGGCGAAGATCGCGCAGGACGTCGTCGCGCAGGTGCTCGGCACCCGCATCCCCGTCGCACGCGGCGCGGAGACCCGCGAGATCCCCGTGATCCCGACGCTGTCGCGGGAGGACTCGACGCTGTCGCGCGAGGAGCGCCGCTAG
- a CDS encoding 3-hydroxyacyl-CoA dehydrogenase NAD-binding domain-containing protein, with protein sequence MTNTVSEQYEHIDFSPILAVTDGEVVTQSRVRDVRLASGKVLALVTLDNGRDHTRPNTLGPATMFQLGETLDALKARAAAGEIHAVGITGKQYILAAGADLSDISKVGSKDDARMVAQLGHKVFGKLSELGVPTFAFVNGLALGGGLEIALNSTYRTVDASAAAIALPEVFLGIIPGWGGAYLLPNLIGIENALEVVISNPLKQNRMLKPQQAFDYGIVDAIFPAANYLEDSLAWADGVLGGKIKVDRKKEPGKIERLTKWPIAIKMARGMLESEIGTVPKSPYVALDLLDKARNGSKAEGFAREDEALAELVTGDQFAASMYAFDLVQKRAKRPVGAPDKELAKKVTKVGIIGAGLMASQFALLFVRKLQVPVLITDLDQARVDKGVAYIHDEIGKLEAKGRLDGDSANRLRALVTGTTDKSLYADCDFVIEAVFEEVGVKQQVFAEIEQIIAEDAILATNTSSLSVEEIGAKLVHPERLVGFHFFNPVAVMPLIEIVKTPQTSEGALSTAFVVAKNLGKNAVLTADAPGFVVNRLLAKVMGEAARAVYEGTPVADVEKAFAPLGLPMGPFQLIDLVGWKVAAHVQDTMVRAFPERFYANENFHALAELPEVVEKDKGGRVTGWTKAAEKVLKPAVGSSPASADEILRRVQDGLAQEIKIMLDEGVVPEVEDIDLCLILGAGWPFVDGGASPYLDREGASERVFDDTFHHPVIKGIAG encoded by the coding sequence ATGACGAACACCGTTTCCGAACAGTACGAACACATCGACTTCTCCCCCATCCTCGCCGTGACCGACGGCGAGGTGGTCACGCAGTCCCGGGTGCGCGACGTCCGTCTGGCCTCCGGCAAGGTGCTCGCACTGGTCACCCTCGACAACGGCCGCGACCACACCCGCCCGAACACGCTCGGCCCCGCCACGATGTTCCAGCTCGGCGAGACGCTCGACGCGCTGAAGGCACGGGCGGCCGCCGGCGAGATCCACGCGGTCGGCATCACCGGCAAGCAGTACATCCTGGCCGCCGGCGCCGACCTCAGCGACATCAGCAAGGTCGGCTCGAAGGACGACGCCCGCATGGTGGCCCAGCTCGGCCACAAGGTGTTCGGCAAGCTCTCCGAGCTGGGCGTGCCCACGTTCGCGTTCGTGAATGGGCTGGCACTCGGCGGCGGCCTCGAGATCGCACTCAACTCCACGTATCGGACGGTGGATGCCTCGGCCGCGGCGATCGCGCTCCCCGAGGTGTTCCTCGGCATCATCCCCGGCTGGGGCGGCGCATACCTGCTGCCGAACCTCATCGGCATCGAGAACGCGCTCGAGGTCGTGATCTCGAACCCGCTGAAGCAGAACCGCATGCTCAAGCCGCAGCAGGCGTTCGACTACGGCATCGTGGACGCGATCTTCCCTGCTGCGAACTACCTCGAGGACTCGCTGGCGTGGGCCGACGGCGTGCTCGGCGGGAAGATCAAGGTCGACCGGAAGAAGGAGCCGGGCAAGATCGAGCGCCTCACCAAGTGGCCGATCGCGATCAAGATGGCGCGCGGCATGCTCGAGTCCGAGATCGGTACCGTGCCCAAGTCCCCGTACGTGGCTCTCGACCTCCTCGACAAGGCGCGCAACGGCTCGAAGGCGGAAGGCTTCGCACGTGAGGACGAGGCCCTCGCCGAGCTCGTCACGGGCGACCAGTTCGCCGCATCCATGTACGCCTTCGATCTGGTGCAGAAGCGGGCCAAGCGTCCGGTCGGCGCTCCCGACAAGGAGCTCGCGAAGAAGGTCACGAAGGTCGGCATCATCGGCGCCGGTCTGATGGCCAGTCAGTTCGCGCTGCTGTTCGTGCGCAAGCTGCAGGTGCCGGTGCTCATCACCGACCTCGACCAGGCGCGCGTCGACAAGGGCGTGGCGTACATCCACGACGAGATCGGCAAGCTCGAGGCGAAGGGCCGGCTCGACGGCGACTCCGCCAACAGGCTGCGCGCACTCGTCACGGGCACGACCGACAAGAGCCTCTACGCGGACTGCGACTTCGTCATCGAGGCCGTCTTCGAAGAGGTCGGTGTGAAGCAGCAGGTGTTCGCGGAGATCGAGCAGATCATCGCCGAGGACGCGATCCTCGCCACCAACACCTCGTCGCTCTCGGTCGAGGAGATCGGCGCGAAGCTCGTCCACCCCGAACGCCTCGTCGGCTTCCACTTCTTCAACCCGGTCGCGGTCATGCCGCTCATCGAGATCGTGAAGACGCCGCAGACCTCGGAGGGCGCACTCTCGACGGCTTTCGTGGTCGCGAAGAACCTGGGCAAGAACGCGGTGCTCACCGCCGACGCGCCCGGCTTCGTCGTCAACCGCCTGCTGGCGAAGGTCATGGGCGAAGCTGCGCGTGCCGTGTACGAGGGCACTCCGGTCGCCGACGTCGAGAAGGCGTTCGCACCGCTCGGTCTGCCGATGGGGCCGTTCCAGCTCATCGACCTGGTGGGCTGGAAGGTCGCCGCACACGTGCAGGACACGATGGTGCGCGCGTTTCCCGAACGGTTCTATGCGAACGAGAACTTCCACGCGCTGGCGGAGCTGCCCGAAGTCGTCGAGAAGGACAAGGGCGGCCGCGTGACCGGCTGGACCAAGGCGGCCGAGAAGGTGCTCAAGCCCGCGGTGGGCTCGTCGCCGGCTTCCGCCGACGAGATCCTGCGCCGCGTGCAGGACGGGCTCGCACAGGAGATCAAGATCATGCTCGACGAGGGCGTGGTCCCCGAAGTCGAGGACATCGACCTCTGCCTCATCCTCGGCGCGGGCTGGCCGTTCGTCGACGGCGGCGCATCGCCCTACCTCGATCGAGAGGGTGCGTCCGAGCGCGTCTTCGACGACACCTTCCACCACCCGGTGATCAAGGGCATCGCCGGCTGA
- a CDS encoding thiolase family protein: MAEISDVFFVDGMRTPFGRAGEKGMYWNTRADDLAVKATIGLMERNPGVPKDRVDDVGIAATSQTGDQGLTLGRSVAILSGLPQTVPGFAIDRMCAGAMTSVTTMAGSIGVGMYDVALAGGVEHMGHHPIGGNADPNPRFVAEKMVDPGALNMGVTAERIFDRFPHLTKERSDRYGMLSQHKAQAAYDAGKIQPDLVSVATKDADGSWGLATEDEGRRPQTTMEDLAGLKTPFRPHGRVTAGTSSPLTDGATMSLLAGGGAVKELGLKPKMKLVSFAFAGVQPEIMGIGPIPSTEKALKKAGMTIDDIGLFELNEAFAIQVISLLDHFGIADDDPRVNQWGGAIAVGHPLAASGVRLMIQLAAQFAERPDVRYGLTAMCVGLGQGGSVIWENPHFDGKKRK, encoded by the coding sequence GTGGCCGAGATTTCGGACGTCTTCTTCGTCGATGGAATGCGCACCCCGTTCGGGCGCGCAGGCGAGAAAGGCATGTACTGGAACACCCGCGCGGACGACCTCGCCGTCAAGGCGACGATCGGGCTCATGGAGCGCAATCCCGGCGTTCCCAAGGACCGCGTCGACGATGTCGGGATCGCCGCGACCAGCCAGACCGGTGACCAGGGGCTGACCCTCGGCCGCAGCGTCGCGATCCTCTCCGGGCTCCCCCAGACGGTTCCGGGCTTCGCGATCGACCGCATGTGCGCGGGTGCCATGACGAGCGTCACCACGATGGCGGGCTCGATCGGCGTGGGCATGTACGACGTCGCTCTCGCGGGCGGCGTCGAGCACATGGGCCACCACCCCATCGGCGGCAACGCCGACCCGAACCCGCGTTTCGTCGCGGAGAAGATGGTCGACCCCGGCGCGCTCAACATGGGGGTTACCGCCGAGCGCATCTTCGACCGGTTCCCGCACCTCACCAAGGAGCGCTCGGACCGCTACGGCATGCTCAGCCAGCACAAGGCGCAGGCCGCATATGACGCCGGCAAGATCCAGCCCGACCTGGTCTCGGTCGCCACCAAGGACGCCGACGGCTCCTGGGGCCTCGCGACCGAGGACGAGGGTCGCCGCCCGCAGACCACGATGGAAGACCTCGCCGGCCTCAAGACGCCGTTCCGCCCGCACGGCCGGGTGACCGCCGGCACGTCCTCGCCTCTCACCGACGGGGCGACGATGTCGCTGCTCGCCGGCGGCGGTGCGGTCAAGGAGCTGGGCCTGAAGCCGAAGATGAAGCTGGTCTCGTTCGCCTTCGCGGGCGTGCAGCCCGAGATCATGGGCATCGGCCCGATCCCGTCGACCGAGAAGGCGCTGAAGAAGGCGGGCATGACCATCGACGACATCGGCCTTTTCGAGCTGAACGAGGCGTTCGCCATCCAGGTGATCTCGCTGCTCGACCACTTCGGCATCGCCGACGACGATCCCCGGGTCAACCAGTGGGGCGGCGCCATCGCAGTCGGCCACCCGCTCGCCGCCTCGGGCGTGCGCCTGATGATCCAGCTCGCGGCCCAGTTCGCCGAGCGCCCCGACGTGCGCTACGGACTCACCGCGATGTGCGTCGGCCTCGGCCAGGGCGGCTCGGTCATCTGGGAGAACCCGCACTTCGACGGCAAGAAGCGGAAGTGA
- a CDS encoding ribonuclease D, translating to MAEYDVIDEVARVGEAARRLADGKGPVAVDVERASGFRYSQRAYLVQVYRRGAGVFLFDPPPIGDFRALEDAIGAEEWVLHAASQDLPSLREIGLEPASIFDTELAARLLGHERVGLAAVVEDTLGITLAKAHSASDWSMRPLPQTWLEYAALDVEHLVDVRDKLVAELLEQGKTEFAAEEFRAVLEREPKPPREEPWRRLSGLHTVRGRKALAVARELWTAREEYAREEDVAPGRLVPDRALVAAVLADPQSKSALAAVKDFTGRASRSQLDRWWAAIEAGRAVTQLPLERATGGDTLPPPRAWADRNPEADARLKAARPVVEQRAEELHMPTENLLTPELLRRVAWAPPRQLDAASIGEALSALGARPWQIAQTAQVIADAFVGSVQVASEASETAS from the coding sequence GTGGCTGAATACGACGTGATCGACGAGGTCGCGCGCGTCGGAGAGGCCGCACGGCGCCTGGCAGACGGGAAGGGACCCGTCGCCGTCGACGTCGAGCGCGCCTCGGGGTTCCGCTACTCGCAGCGGGCCTACCTGGTGCAGGTGTACCGGCGCGGTGCGGGCGTGTTCCTCTTCGATCCCCCGCCGATCGGCGACTTCCGCGCCCTCGAGGACGCGATCGGTGCCGAGGAATGGGTGCTGCACGCCGCGAGTCAGGACCTGCCGTCGCTGCGCGAGATCGGTCTCGAGCCCGCCTCCATCTTCGACACCGAGCTCGCCGCCCGCCTCCTCGGGCACGAGCGAGTGGGTCTCGCCGCCGTCGTCGAGGACACGCTGGGCATCACGCTCGCGAAGGCCCACTCCGCGTCGGATTGGTCGATGCGTCCACTCCCCCAGACGTGGCTCGAATACGCGGCACTCGACGTCGAACACCTCGTGGACGTGCGCGACAAACTGGTGGCGGAACTCCTGGAACAGGGCAAGACGGAGTTCGCCGCGGAGGAGTTCCGCGCCGTGCTCGAGCGCGAGCCCAAGCCTCCGCGTGAGGAGCCATGGCGCCGCCTGTCGGGCCTGCACACGGTGCGCGGCCGCAAGGCGCTGGCCGTCGCCCGCGAACTGTGGACAGCCCGCGAGGAGTACGCGAGGGAGGAGGACGTCGCACCCGGGCGGCTCGTCCCCGACCGTGCTCTGGTCGCCGCCGTGCTGGCGGATCCCCAGTCCAAGAGCGCCCTCGCCGCCGTGAAGGACTTCACCGGCCGGGCGAGCCGCTCCCAGCTCGACCGCTGGTGGGCGGCGATCGAGGCCGGACGTGCCGTCACGCAGCTTCCCCTGGAACGTGCGACCGGCGGAGACACGCTGCCGCCGCCGCGGGCGTGGGCCGATCGCAACCCGGAGGCCGACGCCCGTCTCAAGGCGGCGCGCCCTGTCGTGGAGCAGCGTGCCGAGGAGCTCCACATGCCCACCGAGAACCTGCTCACTCCCGAGCTGCTGCGACGCGTCGCCTGGGCTCCGCCGCGACAGTTGGACGCGGCATCCATCGGTGAAGCCCTGTCGGCCCTGGGTGCGCGACCCTGGCAGATTGCGCAGACCGCACAGGTGATCGCCGATGCCTTTGTGGGATCCGTGCAAGTCGCGTCGGAGGCGTCGGAAACCGCTTCGTAG